A DNA window from Nycticebus coucang isolate mNycCou1 chromosome 1, mNycCou1.pri, whole genome shotgun sequence contains the following coding sequences:
- the LOC128591434 gene encoding ragulator complex protein LAMTOR3-like, producing the protein MGQAAGVACGIVYHEKLTPVFEAVPEVTAERSGQTETQDLKRFLYKKLPSVEGLHAIVVSDRDGVPVIKVANDNAPEHALRPGFLSTFALATDQGSKLGLSKNKSIICYYNTYQVVQFNRLPLVVSFIASSNANTGLIVSLEKELAPLFEELRQVVEVS; encoded by the coding sequence ATGGGACAGGCCGCAGGGGTTGCGTGTGGAATAGTATACCATGAAAAACTCACGCCAGTCTTTGAAGCTGTCCCTGAAGTGACAGCAGAGAGAAGCGGGCAGACAGAAACCCAGGACCTAAAGCGATTCCTGTATAAAAAGTTACCAAGTGTTGAAGGACTCCATGCTATTGTTGTGTCTGATAGAGATGGAGTACCTGTTATTAAAGTAGCCAATGATAATGCTCCAGAACATGCTTTGAGACCTGGTTTCTTATCTACTTTTGCCCTTGCAACAGACCAAGGAAGCAAacttggactttcaaaaaataaaagtatcatcTGTTACTATAACACCTACCAGGTGGTTCAATTTAATCGGTTACCTCTGGTGGTAAGTTTCATAGCCAGCAGCAATGCCAATACAGGACTAATTGTCAGCCTAGAAAAGGAACTTGCTCCATTATTTGAAGAATTGAGACAAGTTGTGGAAGTTTCTTAA